In the Syngnathus scovelli strain Florida chromosome 8, RoL_Ssco_1.2, whole genome shotgun sequence genome, one interval contains:
- the creb1b gene encoding cyclic AMP-responsive element-binding protein 1b isoform X2, whose amino-acid sequence MARTAATQSPMKMESAAAETQQTAESAETENQQQITPAQLATLAQATMATCHGSATGPTVTLVQLPNGQTVQVHGVIQAAQSSVIQSPQVQAVQISTIAESEDSQESVDSVTDSQKRREILSRRPSYRKILNDLSSDAPAVPRIEEEKAEDDVAAATPTIATVTVPTPIYQTSSGQYIAITQGGAIQLANNGTDGVQGLQALTMTNAAASQPGATILQYAQTSDGQQILVPSNQVVVQAASGDVQAYQIRAAPANTITSGVVMASSPALPTQGATEEVTRKREVRLMKNREAARECRRKKKEYVKCLENRVAVLENQNKTLIEELKALKDLYCHKSE is encoded by the exons ATGGCGCGCACAGCAGCCACGCAAAGC CCGATGAAGATGGAGTCAGCGGCGGCTGAGACTCAGCAGACAGCCGAGTCTGCCGAAACGGAAAACCAGCAGCAGATTACGCCGGCGCAGCTCGCTACCTTGGCACAG GCAACCATGGCAACATGTCATGGCTCGGCAACGGGTCCCACTGTGACACTGGTGCAGCTTCCAAATGGACAGACGGTCCAAGTGCACGGCGTGATCCAGGCCGCACAGTCGTCCGTCATACAGTCCCCACAGGTGCAAGCTGTGCAG ATCTCAACCATCGCCGAAAGCGAGGATTCGCAGGAGTCGGTGGACAGCGTGACTGACTCGCAAAAGCGCAGAGAGATCCTTTCGCGCCGACCCTCGTACAG GAAAATTCTGAACGACCTGTCGTCCGACGCGCCAGCCGTCCCTCGCATCGAGGAGGAAAAAGCTGAAGATGACGTGGCGGCGGCCACGCCCACCATCGCCACGGTCACCGTGCCCACCCCCATCTATCAGACCAGCAGCGGCCAGTACA TCGCCATCACGCAAGGTGGCGCCATCCAGCTGGCCAACAACGGCACCGACGGCGTTCAGGGCCTGCAGGCGCTCACTATGACCAACGCGGCGGCATCCCAACCCGGGGCCACCATCCTGCAGTATGCGCAAACCAGCGACGGCCAGCAGATATTGGTGCCCAGTAACCAAGTGGTGGTGCAAG CTGCCTCTGGAGACGTTCAGGCCTACCAGATCCGAGCTGCGCCTGCCAACACCATCACCTCCGGGGTGGTCATGGCCTCGTCGCCCGCCCTGCCCACCCAGGGTGCCACCGAGGAGGTCACCCGCAAGAGGGAGGTCCGCCTCATGAAGAACAG GGAGGCGGCACGCGAGTGTCGCAGGAAGAAGAAGGAGTACGTCAAGTGTCTGGAAAACCGAGTGGCGGTCCTGGAGAACCAAAACAAGACGCTCATCGAAGAACTCAAGGCCCTCAAAGACCTTTACTGTCACAAATCCGAGTAA
- the creb1b gene encoding cyclic AMP-responsive element-binding protein 1b isoform X1 — MKMESAAAETQQTAESAETENQQQITPAQLATLAQATMATCHGSATGPTVTLVQLPNGQTVQVHGVIQAAQSSVIQSPQVQAVQISTIAESEDSQESVDSVTDSQKRREILSRRPSYRKILNDLSSDAPAVPRIEEEKAEDDVAAATPTIATVTVPTPIYQTSSGQYIAITQGGAIQLANNGTDGVQGLQALTMTNAAASQPGATILQYAQTSDGQQILVPSNQVVVQAASGDVQAYQIRAAPANTITSGVVMASSPALPTQGATEEVTRKREVRLMKNREAARECRRKKKEYVKCLENRVAVLENQNKTLIEELKALKDLYCHKSE, encoded by the exons ATGAAGATGGAGTCAGCGGCGGCTGAGACTCAGCAGACAGCCGAGTCTGCCGAAACGGAAAACCAGCAGCAGATTACGCCGGCGCAGCTCGCTACCTTGGCACAG GCAACCATGGCAACATGTCATGGCTCGGCAACGGGTCCCACTGTGACACTGGTGCAGCTTCCAAATGGACAGACGGTCCAAGTGCACGGCGTGATCCAGGCCGCACAGTCGTCCGTCATACAGTCCCCACAGGTGCAAGCTGTGCAG ATCTCAACCATCGCCGAAAGCGAGGATTCGCAGGAGTCGGTGGACAGCGTGACTGACTCGCAAAAGCGCAGAGAGATCCTTTCGCGCCGACCCTCGTACAG GAAAATTCTGAACGACCTGTCGTCCGACGCGCCAGCCGTCCCTCGCATCGAGGAGGAAAAAGCTGAAGATGACGTGGCGGCGGCCACGCCCACCATCGCCACGGTCACCGTGCCCACCCCCATCTATCAGACCAGCAGCGGCCAGTACA TCGCCATCACGCAAGGTGGCGCCATCCAGCTGGCCAACAACGGCACCGACGGCGTTCAGGGCCTGCAGGCGCTCACTATGACCAACGCGGCGGCATCCCAACCCGGGGCCACCATCCTGCAGTATGCGCAAACCAGCGACGGCCAGCAGATATTGGTGCCCAGTAACCAAGTGGTGGTGCAAG CTGCCTCTGGAGACGTTCAGGCCTACCAGATCCGAGCTGCGCCTGCCAACACCATCACCTCCGGGGTGGTCATGGCCTCGTCGCCCGCCCTGCCCACCCAGGGTGCCACCGAGGAGGTCACCCGCAAGAGGGAGGTCCGCCTCATGAAGAACAG GGAGGCGGCACGCGAGTGTCGCAGGAAGAAGAAGGAGTACGTCAAGTGTCTGGAAAACCGAGTGGCGGTCCTGGAGAACCAAAACAAGACGCTCATCGAAGAACTCAAGGCCCTCAAAGACCTTTACTGTCACAAATCCGAGTAA